The following proteins are encoded in a genomic region of Periophthalmus magnuspinnatus isolate fPerMag1 chromosome 21, fPerMag1.2.pri, whole genome shotgun sequence:
- the LOC117388991 gene encoding olfactory receptor 142-like, whose product MENKSSASYITVDGYVEVQKYGSFYFVLMISAYVLILFSNSLIVYLIWIHPNLHEPMYIFIAALSVNSILYSSTIYPKLLIDFLSETQVVSYAGCLFQWFTYYNLGGSEFMLLTAMAYDRYVSICKPLKYATIMSRRNVIVLVAFAWLFPLCQTIVPLCLNAKRKICHFIFKGIICNSTVYKLYCVGSTALTIYGLIVFANLVILPVLFILYTYSKIFFIARRSGEMRRKAIETCLPHLVILINFTVFSAYDVLLLRIETEYTKTVRFIVTLQIIMYHPLFNPIIYGLKMKEINKHIKTLLCLFIKPK is encoded by the coding sequence ATGGAGAACAAGTCTAGTGCCTCGTATATTACTGTAGATGGTTATGTGGAGGTGCAGAAGTATGGTAGTTTTTACTTTGTCCTTATGATCTCAGCTTATGTTCTAATTCTGTTCAGTAATAGCCTGATTGTGTATCTTATATGGATTCACCCAAACCTCCACGAGCCCATGTATATTTTCATCGCTGCTTTGTCTGTGAATTCTATTTTATATAGCTCCACAATTTACCCCAAACTGTTGATTGACTTCCTGTCTGAAACGCAGGTAGTGTCTTACGCAGGCTGCCTTTTCCAGTGGTTTACGTATTACAACTTGGGAGGTTCTGAATTCATGCTCTTGACAGCTATGGCGTATGACCGGTACGTTTCTATTTGCAAACCGCTCAAATACGCAACAATAATGAGCAGGAGAAATGTCATAGTTTTAGTTGCGTTTGCATGGCTGTTTCCTCTTTGTCAGACGATTGTTCCATTGTGTCTGAATGCGAAGAGAAAgatatgtcattttatttttaagggaATTATCTGCAATAGCACTGTTTACAAACTGTACTGCGTCGGCTCAACAGCACTAACCATCTACGGACTCATCGTTTTTGCCAATCTGGTCATTTTACCTGTTctctttatactttatacttattCAAAGATATTTTTCATCGCACGACGCTCCGGTGAGATGAGAAGGAAAGCGATTGAGACCTGTCTGCCTCACCtagtcattttgataaattttacagtttttagcGCTTACGACGTTCTTTTACTGCGCATTGAAACTGAATACACCAAAACAGTACGGTTCATAGTGACTCTGCAGATTATAATGTACCATCCGTTATTCAACCCGATCATTTACGGGCTCAAAATGaaggaaataaacaaacacattaaaacttTGTTATGTCTATTcatcaaaccaaaataa
- the LOC117388992 gene encoding olfactory receptor 6N2-like → MDNRSDPAYITVDGYIDVHTYGSLYFFIMLLVYISVICSNSLIIYIIWKEPNLHKPMYFFIAALSFNSLLFSSTVYPKLLIDLLSDKQVILYMACLFQWFSYYNLVGSEFLLLASMAYDRYVSICKPLQYLNIMRNSKICVFVGFAWVFPVCHTIIPLSFNYNKKLCHFNFRGIICNSTVYRLFCVASPALSIFGMIIFTNVVIFPFLFIFYTYSRIFYIVKRSKEMRKKAFETCLPHLVVLINFAVFSTYDIILLRIETEFPKPVRFFVTLQMIIYHPLLNPLIYGLKMKEIYKHIKKFLCSLIVSY, encoded by the coding sequence ATGGATAATAGATCTGACCCTGCTTACATTACTGTTGACGGTTACATTGACGTGCACACTTATggatctctgtatttttttatcatgttacTTGTCTATATTTCAGTCATTTGCAGTAACTCCCTGATTATTTACATCATCTGGAAAGAACCAAACCTCCACAAGCCGATGTACTTCTTTATCGCAGCCTTGTCTTTCAATTCTCTCCTCTTCAGTTCAACAGTCTACCCCAAACTTTTAATCGATCTTTTATCAGACAAGCAGGTCATTTTGTATATGGCGTGTCTCTTTCAATGGTTTAGTTATTACAATTTAGTTGGCTCTGAGTTCTTACTGTTGGCTTCTATGGCTTACGACAGGTATGTGTCTATCTGTAAGCCTTTGCAGTATTTAAATATTATGCGAAACTcaaaaatttgtgtttttgtgggtTTTGCTTGGGTTTTCCCTGTTTGTCACACAATAATACCCCTTTCTTTCAATTACAATAAGAAGCtatgtcattttaatttcagaGGAATCATCTGTAACAGCACAGTGTATAGACTCTTCTGTGTCGCTTCGCCTGCTCTTTCTATTTTTGGGATGATCATTTTTACCAATGTTGTAatttttccttttctcttcATCTTTTATACATATTCAAGGATATTTTACATTGTGAAACGCTCCAAAGAAATGAGAAAGAAAGCGTTTGAGACCTGCTTGCCCCATCTGGTGGTGTTGATCAATTTTGCCGTGTTCAGCACTTACGATATTATTTTACTGCGAATAGAAACTGAATTCCCCAAACCTGTGCGTTTCTTTGTGACGTTACAAATGATCATTTACCATCCTCTGTTAAACCCATTGatttatggtcttaaaatgaaGGAAATTTACAAACACATAAAGAAGTTCCTCTGTTCATTGATCGTCAGCTACTGA
- the LOC117389596 gene encoding olfactory receptor 11A1-like has product MMISETNATIVTIGGYVEVEKYKFAYFFTMLLVYIFIICSNVTIVCLIWIHQNLHEPMYIFIAALLCNSVLFSSVIYPKMMIDVLSEKQVITISACLFQCFLYYAFSCSEFVLLAVMAYDRYVSICKPLQYPTIMRKRTVISLLVLAWLVPTAQVAVPVISNIETKLCNLNFEGIYCNNLIYKLHCTMSKAMSIYGVVVLINVAILPVFFILFTYAKIFVITYRSCKEVRKKAAETCLPHLFVLINFSCLLTYDVVTVKLEFDVSKTVRLIMTLQVVLYHPLVIQSYMDSK; this is encoded by the coding sequence ATGATGATTTCTGAAACAAATGCTACAATTGTGACTATTGGGGGATATGTGGAAGTTGAAAAGTATAAATTTGCGTATTTTTTTACAATGCTTTTGGTTTATATCTTCATAATCTGCAGTAATGTCACTATTGTGTGTCTCATTTGGATCCACCAAAACCTCCATGAACCAATGTACATTTTCATTGCTGCTTTGCTGTGTAACTCTGTTCTCTTCAGCTCGGTCATCTACCCAAAAATGATGATCGACGTTTTATCTGAAAAGCAGGTTATAACCATTTCTGCCTGTCTTTTTCAGTGCTTCTTGTACTATGCCTTCAGCTGTTCTGAATTTGTGCTTTTGGCGGTGATGGCGTATGATCGATATGTGTCGATATGTAAACCTTTGCAATATCCAACTATAATGAGAAAGCGCACTGTGATTTCCCTGTTAGTTTTGGCTTGGCTGGTGCCCACTGCTCAAGTAGCGGTCCCTGTAATTTCAAACATTGAAACCAAATTATGCAACTTAAATTTTGAAGGAATATATTGTAATAATTTAATCTATAAACTGCATTGTACCATGTCTAAAGCCATGTCTATCTATGGAGTGGTTGTATTGATCAATGTCGCAATTTTGCCTGTGTTTTTCATTCTGTTCACGTACGCTAAAATATTCGTGATCACTTATAGAAGCTGTAAAGAAGTGAGGAAAAAGGCAGCAGAGACGTGCTTGCCACATCTGTTTGTTTTGATCAATTTCTCGTGTTTGCTGACGTACGACGTGGTCACGGTGAAGCTGGAGTTTGACGTGTCAAAGACTGTCCGACTCATTATGACTTTACAAGTGGTGCTGTATCACCCACTTGTGATCCAATCATATATGGACTCAAAATGA
- the LOC117388993 gene encoding olfactory receptor 51L1-like, whose product MKGNFTQNPAYFQLTLFADYGRLRYLFFTLCLLIYIMIISANMVIIITIMLERSLHQPMFIFICCLSVNSLYGSAGFFPRFLVDLLSDSHLVSRPCCFTQIYVIYTYASYEFTILGVMAYDRFVAICQPLHYHTKITIRKAVFLWGIAVVYPAFAIGYGVSLSVQLPLCGNKLPRIFCSNWPVVKKSCVDTTHNNAVGQFVTVTTIFIPLLFVLFSYVQILIVCKTASAELRGKALQTCVPHLVTFVTYSFSVFLELSLTRFDTNKINPIVTAVLSLEYLMVPSINNPLIYGLKLPQIRAAVYQRFKIKTFAFVRFYFGRRGYTRLRLHRVQLQTAWVPGNTRRYLDLVRMVVMNLKSGAGRGGPVAAPPPGQEAWTD is encoded by the exons ATGAAAGGAAACTTTACACAAAACCCAGCCTATTTCCAACTAACACTCTTTGCAGATTATGGACGTCTTCGATATCTGTTTTTTACTCTCTGTTTGTTGATCTATATAATGATAATCTCTGCTAACATGGTCATTATAATCACTATTATGTTAGAAAGATCTTTGCACCAGCCAATGTTTATCTTTAtctgctgtttatctgtgaacTCTCTGTACGGCTCTGCTGGATTCTTCCCCAGGTTTTTGGTCGATCTTTTGTCTGATTCTCATCTCGTCTCACGACCTTGCtgttttactcaaatatatgtAATTTACACATATGCTTCATATGAGTTTACAATACTTGGAGTCATGGCTTACGACAGGTTTGTGGCCATCTGTCAGCCTCTGCATTATCACACTAAAATAACCATAAGGAAAGCAGTGTTTCTGTGGGGAATTGCTGTTGTTTATCCTGCCTTTGCAATAGGTTACGGCGTTTCTTTGAGTGTTCAGTTACCTCTGTGTGGAAATAAACTGCCCAGGATTTTCTGCTCAAACTGGCCTGTGGTTAAAAAATCTTGTGTGGACACGACACATAACAATGCAGTGGGTCAGTTTGTGACTGTTACTACGATCTTTatccctctgctgtttgtgctgTTCTCATATGTGCAAATTCTCATTGTGTGTAAAACAGCCAGCGCTGAACTGAGAGGCAAAGCTTTGCAAACCTGCGTTCCACATTTAGTGACTTTTGTCACATATTCTTTCTCAGTTTTTCTGGAGCTGTCACTGACACGATTtgacacaaacaaaatcaacCCAATAGTCACAGCTGTTTTATCTTTGGAGTATCTAATGGTGCCTTCAATTAATAACCCTCTTATCTACGGACTCAAGCTGCCACAGATCAGAGCAGCAGTTTACCAgcgatttaaaataaaaacatttgcatttg TGAGGTTTTATTTCGGCAGAAGGGGCTACACCAGGCTCAGACTGCACAGGGTGCAGCTCCAGACAGCCTGGGTGCCAGGTAATACCAGACGATACCTGGACCTTGTACGGATGGTGGTGATGAACCTCAAATCAGGTGCAGGCAGGGGTGGTCCTGTGGCTGCGCCCCCTCCTGGGCAGGAGGCTTGGACAGACTGA
- the LOC117388995 gene encoding olfactory receptor 10A6-like, with protein MKNITQNPGYFQFTLFADYGRLRYLFFMLSLLIYITIISANMVIIITILLEKSLHQPMFIFICCLSVNSLYGSAGFFPRFLVDLLSDTHFISRTSCFIQIYVIYTYASCEFTILGVMAYDRFVAICQPLHYHTKMTIRKAVFLWGVAVVYPICTLTYAIALTSELPICENKLDRIFCANRAVVNNSCGDSTHGDIVGYFIIFSTVFIPLFFVLYSYLRILVECKRGSAELRGKALQTCLPHLVTFVTYSFSLFIEMAIAKYDTNTINPVISAILSLEYLMVPSINNPLIYGLKLPQIRTAIVRRYKIRTKILLLRRQRLS; from the coding sequence ATGAAGAACATCACTCAAAATCCAGGCTATTTTCAATTTACACTTTTTGCAGATTATGGACGTCTTCGatatctgttttttatgttgtcgTTGTTGATCTACATAACGATAATCTCTGCTAACATGGTCATTATAATCACTATTTTGTTGGAGAAGTCTTTGCACCAGCCAATGTTTATCTTTAtctgctgtttatctgtgaacTCTCTGTACGGCTCTGCTGGATTCTTCCCCAGGTTTTTGGTCGATCTTTTGTCAGACACTCACTTCATTTCACGTACTTcctgttttattcaaatatatgtcATTTACACATATGCTTCATGTGAGTTTACAATACTTGGAGTCATGGCTTACGACAGGTTTGTGGCCATCTGTCAGCCTCTGCATTATCACACTAAAATGACCATAAGGAAAGCAGTGTTTCTGTGGGGCGTCGCTGTTGTTTACCCAATATGTACATTAACTTACGCTATAGCTCTTACTAGTGAACTGCCCATATGTGAAAACAAGTTAGATAGGATTTTCTGTGCGAATAGAGCAGTCGTGAACAATTCTTGCGGCGACTCCACACACGGTGACATAGTTGGTTATTTCATCATCTTTAGCACAGTTTTCATCCCTCTGTTTTTTGTGCTGTATTCTTATTTGCGTATTCTCGTCGAGTGCAAAAGAGGCAGCGCTGAACTGAGAGGAAAAGCTTTGCAAACCTGTCTTCCACATTTAGTAACCTTTGTCACAtattcattttctctttttattgAAATGGCCATCGcaaaatatgacacaaacacaattaaCCCCGTGATCAGTGCTATTCTATCTTTGGAGTATCTCATGGTGCCGTCAATCAATAACCCGCTAATTTATGGACTAAAGCTGCCACAGATAAGAACAGCAATTGTTCGACGTTATAAAATCAGAACCAAGATCTTGCTTCTGCGTAGACAGCGTCTTTCAtag
- the LOC117388996 gene encoding olfactory receptor 51L1-like produces MKNVTQNPAYFHLTLFGDYGRLRYLFFMLSLLIYIMIISANMVIIIIIMLERSLHQPMYIFICCLSVNSLYGSAGFFPRFLVDLLSDTHFISRTSCFIQIHVIYTYVSCEFTILGVMAYDRFVAICQPLHYHTKMTIRKAVFLWGIAVVYPVFTVTYALVLTSLLSLCGNELPRIFCANRAVVHHSCGDVTHSVIVGYIIFFTTIFVPLFFILSSYVQILIVCKRGSAELRGKALQTCLPHLVTFVVYSCSVFVEMSISQFNTGQINPVVTAIISLEYLMVPSINNPLIYGLKLPKIRAAVSRHFKIRTKIVLTSQPK; encoded by the coding sequence ATGAAGAATGTTACGCAAAATCCTGCGTATTTCCATTTAACGCTTTTTGGAGATTATGGGCGTCTTCGatatctgttttttatgttgtctTTGTTGATCTACATAATGATAATCTCTGCTAACATGGTcattataatcattattatgTTAGAAAGATCTTTGCACCAGCCAATGTACATCTTTAtctgctgtttatctgtgaacTCTCTGTACGGCTCTGCTGGATTCTTCCCCAGGTTTTTGGTCGATCTTTTGTCAGACACTCACTTTATTTCACGTACTTCCTGTTTTATTCAAATTCATGTTATTTACACATACGTTTCATGTGAGTTTACAATACTTGGAGTCATGGCTTACGACAGGTTTGTGGCCATCTGTCAGCCTCTGCATTATCACACTAAAATGACCATAAGGAAAGCAGTGTTTCTGTGGGGAATTGCTGTTGTTTACCCAGTATTCACAGTGACTTATGCCTTGGTCCTCACTAGTCTACTCTCCTTGTGTGGGAACGAATTGCCTAGGATTTTCTGTGCGAATAGAGCAGTGGTACACCATTCCTGTGGGGATGTCACACACAGCGTGATTGTTGGTTATATAATTTTCTTCACAACAATTTTTGTCcctttgttttttatcttgtcCTCATATGTGCAAATTCTCATCGTGTGCAAAAGGGGCAGCGCTGAACTGCGAGGAAAGGCTTTGCAAACTTGTCTTCCACATTTAGTGACTTTTGTGGTGTACTCCTGCTCTGTTTTTGTTGAGATGTCTATTTCACAATTTAACACAGGTCAAATTAACCCAGTAGTAACAGCTATTATATCGTTGGAGTATCTAATGGTGCCCTCCATCAATAATCCTCTAATTTACGGCCTAAAGCTGCCCAAGATCAGAGCAGCAGTTTCTCGCCATTTTAAAATCAGAACTAAGATCGTGTTGACctcacaaccaaaataa